A single Rhodothermales bacterium DNA region contains:
- a CDS encoding cytochrome c, which translates to MKHAIALLLFASVLLAACGSGAPEQSGAPAETPGLSASELENGIGPIQTVSLTAIDEALAARGQELFTMKCSACHKMAERYVGPPLAEVTTIRSPAFVMNMILNPAEMIEKHPEVRKMLAQYMSAMPNQQLSEDDARAVLEYLRTQAQ; encoded by the coding sequence ATGAAACACGCCATCGCACTCCTGCTCTTCGCCTCGGTGCTTCTGGCTGCATGTGGCAGCGGCGCTCCGGAGCAATCCGGAGCCCCTGCTGAAACCCCGGGCCTGTCGGCCAGCGAACTGGAGAACGGCATCGGGCCCATCCAGACGGTCTCCCTGACAGCGATTGACGAGGCGCTTGCCGCCCGCGGGCAGGAGCTCTTCACGATGAAGTGCTCCGCCTGCCACAAAATGGCCGAGCGCTACGTGGGGCCGCCGTTGGCTGAGGTCACGACGATACGCTCTCCGGCATTCGTGATGAACATGATCCTCAATCCCGCCGAGATGATCGAGAAGCATCCGGAGGTCAGGAAAATGCTGGCCCAGTACATGTCGGCCATGCCGAATCAGCAACTCTCCGAGGACGACGCACGGGCCGTGCTCGAATACCTGCGCACGCAGGCGCAATGA
- a CDS encoding nuclear transport factor 2 family protein, which yields MSDLLVATSIRESVEELNSMILQGQILEAFDKFYADDVVMADNFTGDRAGFDACRKFEEDFVANLTAFRGAEVQDITVDEDNGLAFVKWHFDYTHKEWGDKNYVQVAVQRWKDGKIVHERFLYGF from the coding sequence ATGAGCGACCTCCTTGTAGCCACCAGCATTCGCGAGAGCGTCGAAGAGCTGAACTCCATGATTCTCCAGGGGCAGATTCTGGAGGCCTTCGACAAGTTCTACGCCGACGACGTGGTTATGGCCGACAACTTCACCGGCGATCGTGCCGGCTTCGATGCGTGCCGCAAGTTTGAAGAGGACTTTGTTGCCAACCTCACCGCGTTCCGCGGGGCGGAAGTGCAGGACATCACCGTCGACGAAGACAATGGGCTCGCCTTCGTCAAATGGCACTTCGACTACACCCATAAGGAATGGGGAGACAAGAACTACGTCCAGGTTGCCGTGCAGCGCTGGAAGGACGGGAAGATCGTTCACGAGCGCTTCCTGTACGGGTTCTAG
- a CDS encoding gluconate 2-dehydrogenase subunit 3 family protein yields the protein MPSRRSFLKSSAAAVGGSWAVYATPSLALFELACANRDAGRYQTLTADQAAEVDALTALIVPSDETGPGALEAGAVWYIDAVVSQDPGELTELQDGLTMVSEAVAERYPGQDRIAHLQPAEQLAVAQAIQDSGFFRGLRDATITGMFAHPKHGGNRDKLGWQLLGFDDRHAWQPPFGHYDAPYHEAPDSSS from the coding sequence ATGCCGAGTCGTCGATCCTTCCTCAAGTCGTCGGCAGCCGCCGTGGGCGGCTCCTGGGCCGTCTACGCTACCCCTTCCCTGGCACTCTTCGAACTGGCCTGCGCCAATCGGGATGCCGGCCGCTACCAAACGCTGACCGCGGACCAGGCCGCCGAGGTGGATGCGCTCACCGCGCTGATCGTTCCGTCTGATGAGACCGGACCCGGGGCCCTCGAGGCCGGGGCTGTATGGTACATCGATGCGGTCGTCTCCCAGGACCCGGGGGAACTGACCGAATTGCAGGATGGATTGACGATGGTCTCCGAAGCCGTCGCCGAACGATATCCCGGGCAGGACCGCATCGCCCATCTGCAACCGGCCGAACAGTTGGCCGTGGCGCAGGCCATCCAGGACTCGGGATTTTTCCGGGGACTGCGCGATGCGACGATCACCGGTATGTTTGCCCACCCCAAACACGGCGGCAACCGCGACAAGCTGGGCTGGCAACTGCTCGGCTTCGACGACCGACACGCCTGGCAACCACCTTTTGGACATTATGACGCCCCCTACCATGAAGCGCCTGATTCCTCTTCTTAG
- a CDS encoding RidA family protein has translation MKRLIPLLSVFVLVGCAAPQAQDAPEPDVEYYPFGGSAPLSEAVRVGDMIYLSGKLGLSRDGEQGIQAETRRTMEAIKSSLEEKGSSMAHVVKCTVFLADMAEWGAMNEIYREYFPENPPARSAVGVNGMAGNARVEIECMATTGS, from the coding sequence ATGAAGCGCCTGATTCCTCTTCTTAGTGTATTTGTGCTCGTAGGCTGCGCCGCGCCGCAGGCCCAGGATGCACCCGAGCCCGACGTCGAGTACTACCCGTTCGGCGGATCAGCTCCGCTTTCGGAGGCCGTTCGCGTCGGCGACATGATTTACCTGTCCGGCAAACTCGGGCTGTCGCGGGACGGCGAGCAGGGCATTCAGGCAGAGACACGCCGCACCATGGAGGCGATCAAGAGTTCGCTTGAGGAGAAGGGCTCGTCGATGGCCCATGTCGTCAAATGCACCGTCTTCCTCGCAGATATGGCCGAGTGGGGCGCGATGAACGAGATCTATCGTGAGTACTTCCCGGAGAACCCGCCGGCACGCAGTGCGGTCGGCGTGAACGGTATGGCCGGCAACGCCCGCGTGGAGATCGAGTGCATGGCAACGACCGGCTCCTGA
- a CDS encoding Rrf2 family transcriptional regulator: MFSKTFRYGLQAAILLSRAPEGEFLKVRDLSRSLGVPKSVLAKTLHTLGQAGVIETLRGPKGGCRWNPGSDSLSLADLVRILDSRMQGTECFLGLDHPAQGMCVLPGFTPARMLWAMDRVTLREVADRHGTVSMAEAALRETPEP, from the coding sequence ATGTTCTCGAAGACATTCCGATATGGACTCCAGGCGGCGATTCTCCTCAGCCGGGCACCCGAGGGGGAGTTCCTCAAGGTTCGAGACCTCAGCCGATCGCTTGGTGTGCCGAAGTCCGTGCTTGCCAAGACGCTGCATACCCTCGGACAGGCCGGAGTCATCGAAACGCTGCGCGGCCCGAAAGGCGGGTGCCGGTGGAACCCCGGTTCCGATAGCCTCTCACTCGCTGATCTGGTGCGCATCCTGGACAGCCGCATGCAAGGGACGGAGTGCTTCCTCGGGCTCGATCACCCCGCACAGGGCATGTGTGTGCTACCGGGATTCACACCGGCGCGCATGCTGTGGGCCATGGACCGGGTGACCCTGAGGGAGGTGGCAGATCGCCACGGCACGGTCTCGATGGCCGAGGCTGCCCTCCGGGAAACGCCGGAGCCCTAA
- a CDS encoding Rieske 2Fe-2S domain-containing protein → MASPEWQRVLGPDELPDGRVKSVSCGLRTLCMTRFNGRYGALDNRCPHQGGPLGEGSIENGLLRCPWHGWDYDPISGKAPGFDDGVETYPVEERADGVYVQLPPEPEHERTVSDVMAETLVNWGISACWGMVGHSNLGLADALRRQEASGKLRFVGIRHEGAAAFAASAYGKLTGRPAACFAIAGPGATNLITGLWDAHVDRSPVIALTGQVDTQVLGPGAFQEVDLQAAYGGVAQWSQSVLPGSRHAELVNLAARTAILNRGVSHLIFPDEVQNIPAPTAEAGSPHGRLPDRDIAPPEEGFQRAAEALAAARRPVIIVGHGARYDMEAVTELAEKLRCPVLTTFKGKGLISDHHPLGCGVLGRSGTPIASYFMNEADLLLVFGASFSNHTGITSKIPTIQVDFDPLALARFHAIDHPLMGAIGRTARMFADALTQPAAQDQSHEIRERWAIWRAEKERRVGEDSGDGISSASLFQALNRHIDPDAVIAVDVGNNTYSFGRYFEATSQAVLMSGYLGSIGYALPAAMGAWAATQEPDTTWHGRQVVSISGDGGLGQYLAELTTLVQYHMNITHVVLNNSELGKISKEQRAGSWDVWKTGLSNPSFARFARQCGAMGVEVKEDGQLDAMLKAALDHKGPALVEVHTDALLV, encoded by the coding sequence ATGGCTTCACCTGAATGGCAACGCGTACTGGGACCTGATGAACTCCCAGACGGACGCGTCAAGTCCGTCAGTTGTGGGCTGCGCACGCTGTGCATGACCCGGTTCAACGGACGGTACGGGGCGCTCGACAATCGCTGTCCCCATCAAGGTGGGCCGTTGGGAGAAGGCTCGATAGAGAACGGCCTGCTCCGATGCCCATGGCACGGCTGGGACTACGACCCGATCTCCGGCAAGGCCCCCGGCTTTGACGATGGGGTCGAGACCTACCCAGTCGAGGAGCGCGCGGACGGAGTCTACGTGCAACTGCCGCCGGAGCCTGAGCACGAGCGCACCGTTTCGGACGTCATGGCGGAGACCCTGGTCAATTGGGGCATCTCCGCGTGCTGGGGTATGGTTGGACATTCCAATCTCGGTTTGGCCGATGCGCTCCGGAGGCAAGAGGCGTCCGGAAAGCTGCGCTTTGTCGGGATCCGTCACGAAGGCGCTGCGGCCTTTGCGGCCTCGGCGTACGGGAAACTGACGGGGCGGCCCGCCGCCTGTTTCGCCATCGCAGGGCCGGGTGCCACGAACCTCATCACCGGACTTTGGGATGCCCACGTAGACCGCTCGCCCGTCATTGCACTGACCGGCCAGGTCGATACGCAGGTCCTCGGACCGGGCGCGTTTCAGGAGGTGGACCTGCAGGCAGCCTATGGTGGGGTGGCGCAGTGGAGTCAATCCGTGCTGCCCGGCTCCCGGCATGCCGAGCTGGTCAATCTGGCCGCGCGCACGGCCATCCTGAACCGGGGAGTCTCGCACCTGATTTTTCCCGATGAGGTCCAAAACATTCCCGCCCCGACCGCCGAGGCGGGCAGTCCCCATGGGCGCCTGCCAGACCGCGATATCGCTCCGCCCGAAGAGGGGTTTCAGCGGGCGGCGGAAGCCCTTGCGGCAGCCCGCCGACCTGTGATCATCGTCGGACACGGGGCCCGGTATGACATGGAGGCAGTAACGGAGCTTGCCGAGAAGCTGCGGTGCCCGGTGCTGACCACCTTCAAGGGCAAGGGACTGATTTCAGACCATCATCCCCTCGGCTGCGGAGTGCTGGGGCGGTCTGGCACGCCCATCGCCAGCTATTTCATGAACGAGGCGGATCTGCTGCTCGTGTTCGGTGCGTCGTTCTCGAACCACACCGGAATCACAAGCAAGATCCCGACCATCCAGGTTGACTTCGACCCGCTGGCCCTGGCGCGATTCCATGCCATCGACCATCCCCTGATGGGTGCGATCGGCCGCACGGCGCGCATGTTTGCCGACGCACTCACGCAACCTGCCGCGCAGGATCAGTCGCACGAAATCCGGGAACGATGGGCAATCTGGCGGGCCGAAAAGGAACGGCGAGTCGGAGAGGACTCCGGTGACGGCATCAGTTCTGCCTCGTTGTTCCAGGCGTTGAACCGGCACATTGACCCGGACGCGGTGATTGCCGTGGATGTGGGAAACAACACCTATTCATTTGGACGCTACTTCGAAGCCACGTCCCAGGCTGTGCTGATGTCTGGTTACCTGGGCAGTATCGGATATGCCTTGCCGGCAGCGATGGGTGCCTGGGCGGCCACTCAGGAACCGGACACAACCTGGCATGGCCGGCAGGTAGTATCGATTTCCGGCGACGGAGGATTGGGGCAGTACCTCGCGGAGTTGACGACCCTGGTCCAGTACCACATGAACATTACCCACGTGGTGCTCAACAACAGCGAACTGGGCAAGATCTCAAAAGAGCAACGCGCCGGCTCGTGGGACGTCTGGAAGACGGGGCTCAGCAACCCGTCCTTCGCCAGGTTCGCGCGACAATGCGGTGCGATGGGGGTCGAAGTGAAGGAAGACGGGCAGCTGGATGCAATGCTGAAGGCGGCCCTCGACCACAAAGGACCGGCGCTGGTCGAAGTTCACACGGACGCGCTCCTCGTGTAG
- a CDS encoding amidohydrolase family protein — translation MKALILVLACSVCGAASAQTTAFINANLLDPATGEVVNGTLVVENGRIAALGDVEVPEGAAVHDLEGRFVLPGYVDAHVHIATVAGMERALASGVTTARSANTPAYQDVTLREMVREGVLPGPEMLATGTFVTPDPGDRILGDARLATLHRGINTDDELRQVVSVNKDRGVDWVKTRGTERAGLPNTDPRKQVYTEAQLRVIVEEAGETPVLVHAHGDEGARAAVLAGARSIEHGTYLSDGTIALMKERGTYLVPTYTIVEDLLLPGGDYDNPVLIIRAQHMLPNLERAIAAAHAAGVSIVTSTDTAYGPESVARVGTEIVNFARIGMSPVEAIRAATTVAAAMLGMEDRIGRIAVGFEADLVVIDGNPLEDVRRVQDVLAVMSNGNLAVNRLPFARGDED, via the coding sequence ATGAAAGCTCTCATCCTTGTCCTCGCGTGTTCAGTTTGCGGGGCGGCCTCGGCCCAGACCACGGCATTCATCAACGCCAATCTGCTCGACCCTGCGACGGGCGAGGTGGTGAACGGGACACTCGTCGTGGAGAACGGCCGGATCGCGGCGCTGGGCGACGTCGAGGTCCCCGAGGGTGCCGCTGTGCACGATCTCGAGGGCCGGTTTGTATTGCCCGGGTACGTGGATGCCCACGTGCACATTGCCACGGTCGCGGGTATGGAGCGCGCCCTCGCCAGCGGAGTGACCACGGCCCGCAGTGCAAACACGCCGGCGTATCAGGACGTCACGCTGCGGGAGATGGTGCGGGAAGGCGTGCTGCCCGGACCGGAGATGCTTGCCACCGGCACGTTTGTCACGCCCGATCCGGGGGATCGCATTCTGGGCGATGCCCGACTCGCAACCCTGCATCGCGGAATAAACACGGACGATGAGCTCCGTCAGGTGGTATCGGTGAACAAGGACCGGGGAGTCGACTGGGTGAAGACGCGAGGTACGGAACGGGCCGGGCTTCCTAATACCGATCCCCGCAAGCAGGTCTACACCGAAGCCCAACTGAGGGTCATTGTGGAGGAGGCGGGGGAGACGCCGGTTCTGGTACACGCACATGGGGACGAGGGTGCGCGGGCGGCTGTTCTGGCAGGTGCCCGGAGCATCGAGCACGGGACCTATCTGAGCGATGGCACCATCGCCCTCATGAAGGAACGAGGCACCTACCTGGTACCCACCTACACCATTGTCGAGGATCTGCTTCTGCCCGGCGGCGACTACGACAATCCGGTCCTGATCATCCGCGCACAACACATGCTGCCGAATCTGGAGCGCGCGATCGCTGCGGCGCACGCGGCCGGCGTGTCGATTGTAACGAGCACGGACACCGCCTACGGTCCGGAAAGCGTCGCGCGGGTCGGCACGGAGATCGTCAACTTTGCCCGGATCGGCATGTCACCAGTTGAAGCCATTCGCGCCGCGACGACCGTCGCAGCGGCCATGTTGGGCATGGAAGATCGAATCGGGCGCATTGCAGTCGGGTTTGAGGCGGACCTCGTGGTGATAGACGGAAACCCTCTGGAGGATGTGCGCCGGGTGCAGGATGTGCTGGCGGTCATGAGCAACGGAAACCTTGCCGTGAATCGGCTCCCGTTTGCCCGCGGGGATGAGGACTGA
- a CDS encoding GMC family oxidoreductase, whose amino-acid sequence MRRFSQREEVDFVVIGSGAAGGVMAKELSTAGFSVVVLEQGPYLTKEGFRHDEIGGREARGLGHLENYTPQKFRTAADAEIQDRGALFYLPMVGGTSVHFTANYWRFREIDFIERSLFGPVAGTGIEDWPITYADLEPYYTKVDWEVGVSGGPNHFDPPRSRPYPMPPMPIKSSGVLFKEACERLGWHSDPAPMAILSEPYDGRPPCIHCGFCMGNGCEVDAKSSSLVSMIPKAEASGNCEIRPLCTASRIDTSDAGRVTRVVYFDGEGQEVAQPCKAAVVCANGCESPRLLLMSDSNRFPDGLGNSGGAVGKYILDNGQVHVYGQFEEPMNEFKGIQVTQICWDFYDTDPSRGFWGGGGMDARFQFGPVSFARRGLHPDQPTWGAEYKRLVSHYYNRTIDVNGHTTTIPLETNNVVLDRDNVDRYGRPGLIVTLKDHPDDIAVQEFFVERCAEIVSAMNPTRMWSRPVGTRGGQVHLLGTCRMGNDPRTSVVDRYHRVHDVPNLFVCDGSSFVSSGRGQPTMTIQALAFRAADHIAEFARRGEI is encoded by the coding sequence GTGCGCCGCTTTTCCCAGCGTGAGGAAGTAGACTTTGTGGTGATTGGCTCCGGCGCCGCCGGGGGTGTCATGGCCAAGGAGTTGTCGACGGCGGGGTTCAGCGTCGTCGTACTCGAGCAGGGACCCTACCTGACCAAGGAGGGCTTCAGGCACGACGAGATCGGCGGCCGTGAGGCGCGCGGGCTCGGCCACCTGGAGAACTACACGCCGCAGAAATTCCGCACGGCCGCCGATGCCGAGATTCAGGACCGCGGCGCGCTGTTCTATCTGCCGATGGTGGGTGGCACCAGTGTGCACTTCACCGCCAACTACTGGCGGTTCCGCGAGATCGACTTCATTGAGCGCAGTCTGTTCGGTCCGGTAGCCGGAACCGGTATCGAGGATTGGCCCATTACCTACGCAGACCTCGAACCCTACTACACCAAGGTGGACTGGGAGGTCGGCGTCTCCGGCGGGCCGAATCACTTCGATCCGCCGCGCTCGCGACCCTATCCGATGCCGCCGATGCCCATCAAGAGCTCGGGCGTGCTGTTCAAGGAGGCGTGCGAGCGTCTGGGCTGGCACTCCGATCCGGCTCCCATGGCCATCCTGTCTGAGCCTTATGACGGCAGGCCGCCCTGCATCCACTGCGGATTCTGCATGGGCAACGGGTGTGAGGTGGACGCCAAGTCCTCCAGCCTCGTCAGCATGATTCCCAAGGCGGAGGCATCAGGCAACTGCGAAATCCGCCCGCTCTGCACGGCCTCTCGCATCGATACGAGCGATGCGGGGCGCGTAACCCGCGTGGTCTATTTCGATGGCGAAGGTCAGGAAGTGGCTCAGCCCTGCAAGGCCGCCGTGGTCTGCGCCAACGGGTGCGAGAGCCCGAGGCTGCTCTTGATGTCTGACTCGAATCGATTTCCCGACGGACTTGGCAACTCGGGTGGCGCCGTGGGCAAATACATCCTGGACAACGGCCAGGTGCACGTGTACGGCCAGTTCGAGGAGCCCATGAACGAGTTCAAGGGGATCCAGGTCACCCAGATCTGCTGGGATTTCTACGACACCGATCCCTCACGCGGCTTCTGGGGAGGGGGCGGCATGGATGCCCGCTTTCAGTTTGGGCCGGTCAGCTTTGCCCGGCGCGGCCTGCATCCCGATCAGCCCACGTGGGGCGCCGAGTACAAGCGTCTCGTGTCGCACTACTACAACCGCACCATCGACGTCAACGGCCACACCACGACGATCCCTCTCGAGACCAACAACGTGGTGCTGGACAGGGACAATGTGGACCGTTACGGGCGTCCGGGACTGATCGTAACCCTTAAGGATCACCCCGACGACATCGCCGTCCAGGAGTTCTTTGTCGAGCGCTGTGCGGAAATCGTCTCCGCCATGAATCCCACCCGCATGTGGAGTCGGCCGGTGGGCACACGCGGAGGTCAGGTTCACCTGCTCGGTACCTGCCGGATGGGCAACGACCCACGCACGTCTGTCGTGGACCGCTACCACCGGGTGCACGATGTGCCGAACCTCTTTGTCTGCGACGGATCGAGCTTTGTGTCTTCGGGGCGTGGCCAGCCCACCATGACGATACAGGCCCTCGCATTCCGGGCCGCCGATCACATTGCCGAGTTCGCCCGGCGGGGCGAGATCTAG
- the nosZ gene encoding Sec-dependent nitrous-oxide reductase yields the protein MKRSTLKSMIGVLAVLVTVSMVAISCQSTEPMGSGTSVAASKVYVPPGEYDEYYAFMSGGFSGQVTVMGLPSGRLLKTVAVYSQHAENGWGYSEETKPMLETSYGFIPWDDSHHPQLSQTDGVPDGRWLFINANNTPRVARIDLATFETEEILEVPNSAGNHASPFITENSEYLVAATRFSVPIPQRDIPISEYKEQFKGNISFIRADVPGQMDVAFQIMMPGYDYDVSHAGMGPSHGWAFFSTYNTEQANTLKEVNASQNDKDFIAAVNWQRAEECVENGSSRRMDGEYRHNMMMHGSRVAMSHERNGVNVIYPEDCAGLVYFLPTPKSPHGVDVDPSGEYIVGGGKLATVIPVHSFTRMQEAIANESFEGEVDGIPVLQYEAVIAGEVENAGLGPLHTEFDGRGNAYTTAFLSSEVVKWRLGTWDVVDRIPVYYSVGHLMIPGGDGRQPWGEYLVAMNKMTKDRYLPTGPELAHSAQLIDISGDKMEMLLDFPTMGEPHYAQAIRAELVTERQVQMYELADNTHPHAIKSEAEARVERTGNEVHVYMSSIRSHFAPDNIEGIRVGDTVYFHVTNLEQDWDVPHGFAITGQQTSELLIMPGETRTSVWRPQREGVYPFYCTDFCSALHQEMQGYVRVSPRGSGVALTHNAG from the coding sequence ATGAAACGCTCCACACTCAAGTCCATGATCGGTGTGTTGGCGGTTCTCGTGACCGTTTCGATGGTCGCCATCTCCTGTCAATCCACTGAACCGATGGGGTCCGGCACTTCGGTCGCGGCCTCCAAGGTCTATGTCCCGCCAGGCGAGTACGACGAGTACTACGCCTTCATGTCCGGCGGCTTTTCCGGCCAGGTCACGGTAATGGGTCTGCCGTCAGGGCGGCTCCTCAAAACCGTCGCCGTGTATTCCCAACACGCAGAAAACGGCTGGGGTTACTCCGAAGAGACCAAGCCGATGCTGGAGACCTCCTACGGGTTCATCCCCTGGGATGACTCCCATCACCCGCAGCTCTCACAGACCGACGGCGTGCCCGACGGTCGCTGGCTCTTCATCAATGCCAACAATACCCCGCGGGTAGCCCGCATTGATCTGGCTACGTTTGAGACGGAAGAAATCCTCGAGGTGCCGAACTCGGCCGGCAACCACGCCAGCCCGTTCATCACCGAGAACTCGGAGTATCTGGTGGCGGCCACTCGCTTCTCGGTACCAATTCCGCAGCGGGACATCCCGATCTCCGAATACAAGGAGCAGTTCAAGGGCAACATCTCTTTCATCAGGGCCGACGTGCCGGGCCAGATGGATGTGGCCTTCCAGATCATGATGCCGGGCTATGACTACGACGTGAGTCACGCAGGCATGGGTCCAAGTCACGGCTGGGCCTTCTTCTCGACCTACAATACCGAGCAGGCCAATACGCTCAAGGAGGTCAACGCCTCCCAGAACGACAAGGACTTCATTGCTGCCGTCAATTGGCAGCGCGCCGAAGAGTGCGTCGAAAACGGCAGCTCCCGACGCATGGACGGCGAGTATCGCCACAACATGATGATGCACGGCAGCCGCGTGGCGATGAGCCATGAGCGCAACGGCGTCAATGTCATCTATCCGGAAGACTGCGCCGGGCTGGTCTACTTCCTGCCGACGCCGAAGTCACCCCACGGCGTTGATGTGGATCCGAGCGGAGAGTACATCGTCGGCGGCGGAAAGCTGGCCACCGTGATTCCGGTGCACTCGTTCACGCGCATGCAGGAGGCCATCGCCAATGAGTCCTTCGAAGGCGAAGTGGACGGCATCCCGGTGCTGCAGTACGAGGCTGTGATCGCAGGCGAGGTCGAGAACGCTGGTCTGGGGCCGCTCCACACCGAGTTCGACGGCAGGGGCAACGCCTACACGACCGCATTCCTCAGCTCCGAAGTCGTCAAGTGGCGCCTGGGCACCTGGGACGTGGTGGATCGCATCCCGGTCTACTATTCGGTCGGTCACCTGATGATTCCTGGCGGTGACGGGCGGCAGCCCTGGGGCGAGTATCTGGTTGCGATGAACAAGATGACCAAGGATCGTTACCTGCCGACTGGCCCCGAGCTGGCGCACTCGGCACAGCTGATCGACATCTCCGGCGACAAGATGGAGATGCTGCTCGACTTCCCGACCATGGGCGAGCCGCACTATGCGCAGGCCATTCGAGCCGAACTCGTCACCGAGCGCCAGGTCCAGATGTACGAACTGGCAGACAACACCCATCCGCACGCGATCAAGTCCGAGGCGGAGGCCCGGGTTGAGCGCACCGGCAACGAGGTGCATGTGTACATGAGTTCCATCCGCAGCCACTTCGCTCCGGACAACATCGAGGGCATCCGGGTCGGCGATACGGTCTACTTCCACGTGACAAACCTCGAGCAGGATTGGGACGTGCCGCACGGATTTGCGATCACGGGACAGCAGACGTCCGAACTGCTCATCATGCCGGGAGAAACGCGGACCTCGGTCTGGCGCCCGCAGCGCGAGGGAGTGTATCCGTTCTACTGCACGGACTTCTGCTCGGCACTGCACCAGGAAATGCAGGGATACGTGCGGGTATCGCCGCGCGGATCCGGCGTCGCCCTGACGCACAACGCCGGCTAG
- a CDS encoding mercuric reductase, whose translation MEHADHIIIGTGQATGTLLGKLIPTGERIVVFEGHKVGGSCVNYGCTPTKTLVASARAAHMARRAAFYGVDIPEPKIDFARVRERMNKIRNDSSDGLASWMEGSENVTLIRDWASFEGPRTVVGGGRRFEAKRIYINTGTRPSAPPVPGLDAVPWLDSERLLALEELPSHLVILGGGYIGVEFAQVFRRFGSEVTVLQLGDQLMPREDRDVAENVREILESEGVRVVLQATTHDVREVEGRIELAVSTPTGAQPISGSHLLVAAGRKPNTERLQLENAGIEKSDRGYIVVDDRCRTSVDGVFAVGDVNGEGAFTHTAVNDAEIVLDALFGGTRTISQRLPIYALFSDPPLGRVGMSEKEAVEKGHSVLKATRPMSKISRAKEMGETQGFAKLLVDADSDLILGAAILGPGGDEIINMFAAIMHSGIPCRSYREVVLVHPTVSELMPWVLDGLQPVE comes from the coding sequence ATGGAGCACGCAGACCACATCATCATTGGCACCGGCCAGGCCACCGGCACCCTGCTCGGCAAGCTCATTCCCACCGGCGAGCGCATCGTGGTCTTCGAGGGCCACAAGGTGGGCGGAAGCTGTGTCAACTACGGCTGCACGCCGACCAAGACCCTGGTCGCGAGCGCGCGCGCCGCGCACATGGCGCGCAGGGCGGCGTTCTACGGCGTCGACATCCCGGAGCCGAAAATCGACTTCGCGCGAGTGCGCGAGCGCATGAACAAGATCCGGAACGACAGCTCCGACGGCCTGGCGAGCTGGATGGAGGGATCCGAGAATGTGACCCTCATCCGCGACTGGGCCTCATTCGAGGGGCCGCGCACGGTGGTCGGCGGTGGCCGGCGATTCGAGGCGAAGCGGATCTACATCAACACCGGAACACGCCCCTCCGCTCCGCCGGTGCCGGGGCTGGACGCGGTGCCGTGGCTGGATTCGGAGAGACTGCTGGCCCTCGAGGAGCTCCCCTCCCACCTTGTAATTCTGGGGGGAGGGTACATCGGCGTCGAGTTCGCCCAGGTGTTTCGGCGTTTCGGCTCAGAAGTCACGGTCCTGCAACTGGGAGACCAGCTCATGCCGCGGGAGGACCGCGACGTGGCCGAGAACGTGCGCGAAATCCTCGAATCCGAGGGCGTGCGCGTCGTGCTGCAGGCTACCACTCACGACGTGCGCGAGGTGGAGGGGCGCATCGAACTTGCCGTGTCGACGCCTACCGGCGCACAGCCGATCTCCGGCTCGCACCTGCTGGTGGCCGCCGGTCGCAAACCGAACACGGAGCGGCTACAGCTCGAAAACGCGGGCATCGAGAAGTCCGACCGCGGATACATCGTGGTTGATGACCGCTGTCGCACGTCTGTCGATGGCGTCTTCGCTGTCGGCGACGTAAACGGCGAGGGGGCGTTTACCCACACGGCCGTCAACGACGCGGAGATTGTGCTGGACGCGCTGTTTGGCGGCACGCGCACGATCTCCCAGCGCCTCCCCATCTACGCGCTGTTCAGTGACCCGCCCCTGGGCCGGGTGGGGATGAGCGAGAAGGAGGCCGTCGAGAAGGGACACAGCGTTCTGAAGGCCACGCGGCCGATGAGCAAGATCTCCCGCGCCAAGGAAATGGGAGAAACGCAGGGCTTTGCCAAGCTCCTGGTCGATGCGGACTCCGATCTGATTCTGGGAGCCGCCATCCTCGGCCCGGGTGGTGATGAGATCATCAACATGTTTGCGGCCATTATGCATAGCGGCATCCCCTGTCGCAGTTACCGGGAAGTGGTCCTGGTGCATCCGACCGTATCGGAGCTCATGCCTTGGGTGCTAGACGGATTGCAGCCCGTCGAGTAA